The sequence GACTGGGTTAACTGGAGAACCAAGAGAACCACACAAAACAAGTATCGAAATAGTCAATGAAGCTAAAATAGATCAAAATATTGTAATTAGTGTTGATATACCATCAGGTGTTAATGGTCATACTGGAGCTGTTGAAAGTGTCGCAATTGATGCTGATATAACTATAACATTCGCTTTACCAAAGGTAGGGTTACTACTATATCCAGCTAAAAGTTACGTTGGAAAGCTATATGTTGCTCCAATTGGGATACCGGAATGGGTTACAAATAGTGTTACATCTGATTATCGCTTTTTAACTATGGAAACGATTTCATCTCTGATACCAAAACGAAAGGGAGATTCTTTTAAAGGTGATTTTGGAAAGTCGCTAATTATTGCTGGTTCTAAAAATATGCTAGGAGCTGGTGTTTTAACTGCTCATGGAGTACTTATGTCTGGTAGTGGGCTTACTACATTAGCAGTACCAGAATCAGAAGTACAAACTGTACAATCAAAGCTAACAGAAGAAGTGATGACTTTAGGTCTCCCGTCTGATAACGGAAAAATTACAGAAATCGATGAAGTAATTGTAAAATCTTATGATGTAATAGCTATAGGCCCAGGTTTAGGACAGCATAAAGGTACAAAAAAAGTAGTTAAAAGTGTACTAAAAAATTCAACTAAACCTTTGGTATTAGATGCTGATGCTTTAAATGTACTACAAGACGAAAGTGAACTTTTAGCAATTACAGAAGCAGAAAAAGTTGTCACACCACATATCGGAGAATTTAGTAGGTTAACTGGATATACTATAGAAGAGATAAAATATAATTCTTTTGAATTAGCTTTGAAGTTTGCATGCGATTGGAATAGTGTAGTAGTTTTAAAAGGATCTCCAACCATTATCACCACGCCTGAAAAAGAACTTTATATTAACAACACTGGTAATCCAGGTATGGCAACTGGAGGTTGTGGTGATGTATTGACAGGCGTTATAACTTCATTAATTGGTCAAGGTTTGAGTGTTAAAAAAGCATCTATTTTAGGTGTATATTTACACGGATTAGCTGGTGACCTAGCAAAAGAGTCACTAGGAGTATATGGAATGAAAGCTGGGGATTTAGTGAATAATTTGTCTAAAGGTTTATGTTATTTACAGGAATATAAGAGTTCTAAAAAAAGAAGGGGGAGAATAAAATGTTTGCAAGAGATATAATGACAAAAGAATTGATTACTGTTTCTCCAGAGACAACAGTAGATCAAGCTGCAAAAATTATGTCTGAGAAAAATATAAGCGGACTTCCAGTAATTGATGAAGATAACAGGATTATGGGTATAGTTACTGAAGGTGATCTACTAGGAAAGCATAAAAAAATTGATCCACCTGGTTATATTGAGTTTTTAGGTGGAATAATTTTTACAGAGAGCCAAGATGAATATTTTGAGCAATTACAAAAATATGTTGCAACAAAAGTGGTCCAATTAATGAGTACAGATGTTGTAACAGTAACCCCCGATACACCCGTTGAAGAATTACCAACTCTTATGGATCAAAAAGAGATAAAAAGAGTACTAGTAACAGAAAAAGGAAAATTAATAGGAATTGTTAGTAGAGCGGATGTTATTAGGGCATTATCTTAGTATAATGGGGGTGTATTAAATATCTACACCTAAAGCTATAGTTGTGTTAAGTCTTTTTATCTTAATTATTTTATTTTTACCAGCTTGTAAAAGTCTAACTGAAGATGAAGTTCACAAATGGGCACAAGGTAATTTAGAGGAATTAAATGATTATCATCTTAAAGGTAAACTGAAAATAAGAGATATAGATCATGATAAGTTAAGGGAATACGAAATTGAGGAGAGATTTTTAAATCCAGATAAATTAAGAGTTGATATATTTTCTGAAAATATTGAGGACCAACAAATTTTTATAACTGAAAAAGAAGAAGTCAGCATTTTTCATATGGGTTTACAAGAACACTATAAAATACCACGGGGTGAACTACCAAATAAACTTTCCTTTCTTTTTTATGAAGTAATTGAGGTGTTAGCAAATGAAGAGACTGATGTAGAAGTTGAACAAAAAGATTCAAACTACTTGCTAACTGTAAACTATAATCAAAAGGGAATCCAATACTTTCAACTAGAACTCGATAATGGTCTAAAACCAGTTAAGTTAAAACTATATAGAGAAGTTGATCGACCACCTTATGCAGAAGTTAAATATAAAAAAGCTACTCTGGATAAATCCACGGTTACAGTTGATGATTTTGATGAAAAGTTACTTAAAATGGCTTTTAAGAGTCATTTTAAACCAAGCTGTCAGTTACAAACTTTCGATAAAGAAGATTTTTCAGAACTATCTATTAGCTTTGAACCATATCTACCCAAAACAACAGATTATGATTTGAAGTCAACACATGTTTGTGAAGTTACAAACTGGGTTTCTATGGGATTTTTAAAAGGTAATGACACGAAGGAAAATATTATATTAATTCAAAATAAGTTAGATGATGACAAAAGCGAATTTAAATCTATTAGTGAATTACATGACTATGAATATATTAAGTATGAAGAACAAGAGTTATTGTACCTTGATGACAAAAACTTTAACATGGTTACCTGGATGCAAACAAGTCAGTTAAGATTAATTATTATAAGTCCCAAGGGGCTTGATAAAATTTTAGAATTTGTCTCTTCTATTAAATAAGATAGGCCATAGTTTTGCTATGGCCTATCTTATTTAAAGTGATAAAGCCTTGTGGTATAATTAACAAAAATGCGAAAATTTGAACAAAGATGGTGGACTTAAAATATGGGAAGGCTCCAAAAAAATGTTACTGAAAATAAAAAAGAAAATTATTTTTTGGTTGGTAAATCTGTATTACCACAAGCTTTAAAGAAAACTATTAAAGTTAAAGAATTACTGCAAGGGAGTTCAAATTATAATATTTCACAAGCTGTAAGAGATGTTGGAATGAGTAGAAGCGCCTATTATAAATACAAGATCATATTTTCACTTTTTATAAAGTAATGGAAATAGGATATTGAGTGTAGTGATAATGTTAAATGATAGATCAGGAGCACTAGCAGAGGTCCTAAAAGTATTAGCGGCAGCTAGAGCTAATGTTTTAACAATAAATCAAGGTATACCAATTCATGGAGTTTCAAATGTATCAATATTTTTTGACACACAATTTCTTATATTAGATATTCAGACTGTGATTCAAAATATAGAACAGCTTCAGAATGTAAAATCTGTTGAAGTTGTAGGTCAAAAAGATTCGAATTAGGAAGGATAATTCATTATAACCTGGAATATAATGATAAAGAAGCCATAACCTTATCTAATTGAGGTGAGATTATGTCAGATTTAATTCCTATAAGACCAACATTTACTGAAATAGACCTGGACAACCTTTCTCATAACTTTCAACAAATAAAAAAATTAGTACAAGGTAAAAAAATAATGGCTGTTGTTAAAGCAGATGGATATGGACATGGTGCAGTAGAAGTTGCAAAAGAAGTATTAAATAAAGGTGCTAATTATTTAGGGGTAGCTATGTTAGAAGAAGCTATTGAACTTAGAAAAGCAGGAATAGCTGCACCTATACTAGTTTTAGGGTATACACCGCCTGATCATGCAGATGCTTGTATTAAATATGGTATAACATCCACAATTTTCACTTATGAAGTAGCTAAAGCATTTTCAGAACGAGCAGTTAATATGGGTAGAACTGCTTATGTTCATTTAAAAGTAGATACTGGTATGGGAAGAGTTGGAGTTACTCCAGATGAGACAGTAGAATTTGTTAAAATTATAAACGAGCTACCATACCTAAAGGTGGAAGGAATTTTTACTCATTTTTCTGTTGCTGATGATAAAGATAAAAGTTATACTAAAAGACAGCTTGATTCTTTCAATTATATTTTAACTTCACTTCAAGAAGAAAAAATTAACATCCCAATAAAGCATTCTGCTAATAGTGCGGCGACGATTGATTTACAAGACACACACTTTGATATGGTTAGAGTAGGATTAGCACTCTATGGATTATATCCATCACCCCATATGCGTAAAACTGTTGATTTAAAACCTGTTATGACTCTTAAATCACAGGTAGCTTTCCTTAAGATAGTTCCGAAGGGTACTTCAATTAGTTATGGTAGAAAATATATTACAGACCAAGAAAGCAAAATAGGTACATTACCCATTGGGTATGCAGATGGTTTTTCAAGAATTTTAACTAACAAGTGTGAAGCACTAATTAAAGGAATTCGTGTCCCTGTAATTGGATCAATCTGTATGGATCAATGCATGTTCATAGCAAATAATGTATCTAATATAAATATTGGCGATGAAGTGGTCATTTTTGGTAATCAAGGAGGTAAAGAAATAACAGTAGATGAAATTGCTGATAAATTAGGGACAATTAATTATGAAGTTGTGTGTATGATTGATAAGAGAGTTCCTAGACTGTATCTAAAAAATAACAGAGTTGTTAAAAAGAAATCTCTAACTAGTAAAATGAATTAGTTATCCCACGATTGTTAATACTAGTATGTGCAGTGTTATATTATTTCTTGCGTTTTTATAGATAAAAAGATATAATTTTGATTGTGCCATCCTTAAAATTAGATTAGTAACCCTATAGTTTTAAGGAATATTTTGTATTACTTAGTGTTTTGTAGTTTGGGAGGTGGAGTAATTTTGTCTAGAACAGAACGAATTATGATAAGTTTACCAGAACAATTATTAAAAGAAGTAGATGGTATTGTCTCCTCAGAGAAGTGTAGAAGTAGAAGTGAATTTGTGCGAAAAGCTATGCGCTTATATATAGAGGAAAGGAGAAAGAATAATATTAGAGAATATATGAAACAAGGATACGAAGAAATGGCAGAAATCAATTTGGAACTGGCCAATGAAGCTCTAGAGGCCGAAAATGAAGCTGATCAATTAACGGAAGAATTGGTGAGTGGAGTGTGAGCGAATTGACTATTAGACGAGGAGACGTATACTATGCTGATCTCAGCCCAGTTATAGGTTCTGAACAGGGTGGAGTTCGGCCAGTATTGGTGGTACAAAATGATATCGGGAACCGTTATAGTCCTACGGTGATTGTTGTAGCTATCACCTCTCAAATTCAAAAGGCTAAATTACCTACTCATGTTGAAATAACAGCGAATAAGTATAATTTAGATAGAAATTCTGTTGTTTTGCTCGAACAGGTACGTACAATAGATAAACAACGATTAAAAGAAAAAATTACTCATATTGATAAAAATTTGATGGAGAAAATAGATGAAGCATTGAAAATAAGTTTAGGTTTAGTAGATATTTAAAGCGTAGTGTAGTACACTGCGTTTTTTGTGTTTTTAAAGTATAAAAGGAAGGGTGATCACTTGAAAGTTCTTAATTTTTTGCAAAATAGAGTTAAGCTAGTTTCTGAACCTACACCTTTCAGAAATTTGAATAATCTATCTAGAGAAAATGAATCTAGTATTTATATAAAAGAAGATGATGTAACGGGTATTTGTTTAGGAGGAAACAAAGTCCGAAAACTTGAATATCTCATCTATGATGCAATTCAAAAAGGTGCTGATACTGTAATCACAACAGGAGGCATTCAATCAAATCATGCTAGACTAACTACAGCTGTTGCAAGGAAGTATGGGTTAAAATCCGAGTTAGTGCTAAAATATGGAGAAGAAAGATCTCAATTTCGACAAAATGGTAACTTATTATTAAATAATTTAATGGATGCGAATATACATTTAGTAACAGATGAATTTGAAATTCAGAATAAAATACAAGAACTTGAGACTAGTCTTAAAAAATATGGAAATATTCCATATAAAATACCTTTGGGTGGTTCTAACGAAATTGGTACATTAGGTTATATTAGAGCTGGTAAAGAGTTAGGGGAACAGTTAGAATATAAAGATATCAAAAACACTGCTGTAATTCTTCCAGTAGGTTCTGGAGGAACAATGGCTGGACTGTTGATTGCTAAGTGGATATGGAATTTGAATTTCAAAGTTATAGGTATAAGTGTTACTAGAAATAGTACAGTTATGTCAGAGACAGTTGAAGCCATAATTAATGAAACATTAGATTTTCTTGATATTAAAGAAGATTTTCGTGAACAGAACCTACCAAAACCAACTATATATGATGATTATATTGGACCAGGCTATGGAAAAACCGATCAACAGACTATTGAAAGCATTAAACTGATTGCAAAAACAGAAGGTGTTATATTAGATCCGGTATATACAGGAAAAGCTATGACAGGACTTTTAGACTTAACAGAAAACAAAATAGTTTCTAATGATTCAATAATCTTCTTACACACTGGAGGGGTGCCGGCAATTTTTGCTTATCAAGATCAATTATAAACAAAAGGAGGGTCGAGTTTGGGGCAAAGTCTGATTCATAAACGAAGAGGACAATTGGTGGAAAGTGTGCATAAGGGGACTATTGCGGTTGTAGATCAAAAAGGTGATTTAGTGGCTAGTGTTGGTAATCCGAATAAAGTTACTTACTGGAGAAGTGCAGCTAAGCCTTTTCAAGTTATTCCCCTAATTCAAAGAGGTGGGATAGAAAAATATGATTTAAATCTAAAAGAGATTTCTGTTATGTGTGCTTCACATATGGCTCAAAATATACATACAGAAACAGTTAAAGAAATATTATCAAAGATAGGTTTACAGGAAAGTGATCTTTCTTGTGGAACACATCCACCTGGTGATAAAGAGGTAAGAAATCGTTTGATACGTGAAAATAGTGATCCAACAGAAGTATATAATAACTGTTCAGGTAAACATTCAGGTATGCTTGCTTTAAAAGAGTTAATCCAAGAAAAAAGAAAGGATTACTGGAAAGAAGATCATCCCATACAAAAACTGATGATAGATATTATATCAAAATTGACTGATGTTTCACTAGAAAACGTCTATATAGCAAAAGACGGTTGTGGCGTACCTGTTTATGGGATGCCTATTAAAAACATGGCTTATGCTTATAGTAGATTTAATGATGAAAAACTTCCTAGAGATATAAACCTTTCTCTTCATATCGTACAAAAAGCTATGACCAAACATCCAGAAATGGTATCAGGTATAGGGAAGTTTAATACAGAATTAATGCAATCAACAAAAGGAAAGATTATTGCAAAAGGTGGAGCTCAAGGTGTGTTTTGTTTTGCTATACCACACAAAAAATTAGGAGTAGCTATAAAGGTTGAAGATGGATCTAATGAACCTATTTCGACAATAACCTTAGAAGTTTTACGTCAATTACAAGCAATTACTGATGATGAACTAGGTGATTTACAAAAATACTATACACAGAACATTACTAATGCTAAAAAAGAAAAGGTTGGGGAAATTAAACCTGTGTTTAAACTCGATTATCTTTAAGGAGAGGAGTTATATAATGCGAGTCTATATCTCTGCTGATTTAGAAGGGATTTCGGGTATTGTAGACAAAGAATATCTTCATCAAAAAAACCACGAATATCAACGGGCACGAAAACTTATGACTAATGAAATAAATGCAGCTATTAGAGGAGCTTTTCAAGGAGGAGCAAATTCAGTATTAGTTAATGATGCCCATGGTCCAATGACAAATATTTTGATTGAAGAATTAGAACCTGAAGCAGAATTAATTACAGGTACACCTAAATTAAATGGTATGATGTCTGGGTTAAGTGAAGAATTTGATGTGGCTTTTCTAATAGGGTACCACTCAAAAGAGGGAAACCCAGGAGTTTTATCTCACTCATATAGTGGAAGTGTAGTGGGAGAAATTCGCTTGAATGGTAATGAAGTAGGAGAAGCGGGTTTTAATAGTTTGTTAGCTGGCTATTATGGGGTACCTATTGGACTTGTAACAGGTGATGATAAAGTAATTGAAGAGGCTAAAACTCTTTTAGGACCTGAAGTCAATACAGTCCAAGTTAAAACAGCTTTCTCACGATATTCAGCAAAATGTATAACTCCAGAACAAGCTTATAAGCAGCTTAAGGAGAAAGCTTATAGAACCGTAACAGATTTAGAGAAATTGATCCCTACTTCTGTAACTTCACCAATAGAGTTAAGTGTTACTTTTAAAGATAGAGGGCAAGCAGAATGTGCAGCTTTTTTACCTGAAAGTAAGCTAGACAAAAAAACAGTAAAATATACACATAAGGACCTGAAAGTAATCTATAAAGCTTTACAGTGTATGCTAAGGTTAGTAAAATAAATTAATAGGCGCTTGCAAAACTAATTAACTAAAAAAGATTTAAAATCCCGAATTTGATTTAAAGGGATTTTTAAAAATCAAATCTCTTTGAATTTTAAAGTCTAAGGTAAAAGATGAATCACTCCTCAAGTTAATAATTTAGCAGCAATCCAACGGATTGATCTGATTTTTTCATTAAATGCAGATCTACAAGCAATTAAAGCAACAATATTTTGAGCAATAGCAGATAACGCAAATTTAGAAAAAACACTATGAAAATCTCTAACATTTAATTGCCCTAGATTAAGTGGTAGTTTAAGTCTAGAGATAGCATGTTCAGATGCTACTCTTTTCTTGTACACCCTATTCCAAAGTCTAGAACCTCTTGGAATAGGAGTATGAAAACGATAATTGTCTTTAGGATAGGTGTAAATTACCCGTCCATACTTTGACTCAGTACATGGACTAGAACATTTACTATAACGTTTAGTCCCTTGCTTTCTATTTAAAGGGCAAACCCATTTGATTCTTTTGAGTGAATTACAATAACCATCATATTTGAAAATAAGGCTACTGTCTTTAGGGCAAACAGGAATACCATGTTCATTAAAATTTTCACCTAGTTTTTTAGAGTTTCTACGATTTTTACTAATTACTGGCTTTAAAGAACATTCTTTTATCAAGAAGCGATAATTTTCAGTACTATCAAAGCCGGCATCAGCTGTAAAAATATTGTATCTTTGAATATCATGACGTTTCTTAAAGCTATTCATTATGGGATTTTAAAGTAGTAGAATCTTTTCCCTCAAAAAGTTCAATATCTCTAATAACACCAAACCTATCTGTCAATACAGCACCAGTAAAAGCGTAAGCAAAATGACCATTGGTGTAAGAAAGTTTAGCCTTGGGCTCAGCTTTAGAACGTTTAGGCATTTTACTAATAGTTTTGTGCAATTAATTCATGTTCAGGTCTTTTAGGAGTTCCCTTC is a genomic window of Natranaerobius trueperi containing:
- a CDS encoding NAD(P)H-hydrate dehydratase codes for the protein MQVVTPKEMNQIDNLAISDASVPGVILMENAANAVTNIVLKKLSTNDPVIVIIAGSGNNGGDGFAIARQLASIGINVQLFFVGKEENLTGDARTNWEIIRKRDDITIHKEINDFSNIKNLTTQADVIIDALLGTGLTGEPREPHKTSIEIVNEAKIDQNIVISVDIPSGVNGHTGAVESVAIDADITITFALPKVGLLLYPAKSYVGKLYVAPIGIPEWVTNSVTSDYRFLTMETISSLIPKRKGDSFKGDFGKSLIIAGSKNMLGAGVLTAHGVLMSGSGLTTLAVPESEVQTVQSKLTEEVMTLGLPSDNGKITEIDEVIVKSYDVIAIGPGLGQHKGTKKVVKSVLKNSTKPLVLDADALNVLQDESELLAITEAEKVVTPHIGEFSRLTGYTIEEIKYNSFELALKFACDWNSVVVLKGSPTIITTPEKELYINNTGNPGMATGGCGDVLTGVITSLIGQGLSVKKASILGVYLHGLAGDLAKESLGVYGMKAGDLVNNLSKGLCYLQEYKSSKKRRGRIKCLQEI
- a CDS encoding CBS domain-containing protein, giving the protein MFARDIMTKELITVSPETTVDQAAKIMSEKNISGLPVIDEDNRIMGIVTEGDLLGKHKKIDPPGYIEFLGGIIFTESQDEYFEQLQKYVATKVVQLMSTDVVTVTPDTPVEELPTLMDQKEIKRVLVTEKGKLIGIVSRADVIRALS
- a CDS encoding ACT domain-containing protein, producing the protein MIMLNDRSGALAEVLKVLAAARANVLTINQGIPIHGVSNVSIFFDTQFLILDIQTVIQNIEQLQNVKSVEVVGQKDSN
- the alr gene encoding alanine racemase is translated as MSDLIPIRPTFTEIDLDNLSHNFQQIKKLVQGKKIMAVVKADGYGHGAVEVAKEVLNKGANYLGVAMLEEAIELRKAGIAAPILVLGYTPPDHADACIKYGITSTIFTYEVAKAFSERAVNMGRTAYVHLKVDTGMGRVGVTPDETVEFVKIINELPYLKVEGIFTHFSVADDKDKSYTKRQLDSFNYILTSLQEEKINIPIKHSANSAATIDLQDTHFDMVRVGLALYGLYPSPHMRKTVDLKPVMTLKSQVAFLKIVPKGTSISYGRKYITDQESKIGTLPIGYADGFSRILTNKCEALIKGIRVPVIGSICMDQCMFIANNVSNINIGDEVVIFGNQGGKEITVDEIADKLGTINYEVVCMIDKRVPRLYLKNNRVVKKKSLTSKMN
- a CDS encoding CopG family ribbon-helix-helix protein; translation: MISLPEQLLKEVDGIVSSEKCRSRSEFVRKAMRLYIEERRKNNIREYMKQGYEEMAEINLELANEALEAENEADQLTEELVSGV
- a CDS encoding type II toxin-antitoxin system PemK/MazF family toxin; the protein is MTIRRGDVYYADLSPVIGSEQGGVRPVLVVQNDIGNRYSPTVIVVAITSQIQKAKLPTHVEITANKYNLDRNSVVLLEQVRTIDKQRLKEKITHIDKNLMEKIDEALKISLGLVDI
- a CDS encoding D-cysteine desulfhydrase family protein, with amino-acid sequence MKVLNFLQNRVKLVSEPTPFRNLNNLSRENESSIYIKEDDVTGICLGGNKVRKLEYLIYDAIQKGADTVITTGGIQSNHARLTTAVARKYGLKSELVLKYGEERSQFRQNGNLLLNNLMDANIHLVTDEFEIQNKIQELETSLKKYGNIPYKIPLGGSNEIGTLGYIRAGKELGEQLEYKDIKNTAVILPVGSGGTMAGLLIAKWIWNLNFKVIGISVTRNSTVMSETVEAIINETLDFLDIKEDFREQNLPKPTIYDDYIGPGYGKTDQQTIESIKLIAKTEGVILDPVYTGKAMTGLLDLTENKIVSNDSIIFLHTGGVPAIFAYQDQL
- a CDS encoding asparaginase yields the protein MGQSLIHKRRGQLVESVHKGTIAVVDQKGDLVASVGNPNKVTYWRSAAKPFQVIPLIQRGGIEKYDLNLKEISVMCASHMAQNIHTETVKEILSKIGLQESDLSCGTHPPGDKEVRNRLIRENSDPTEVYNNCSGKHSGMLALKELIQEKRKDYWKEDHPIQKLMIDIISKLTDVSLENVYIAKDGCGVPVYGMPIKNMAYAYSRFNDEKLPRDINLSLHIVQKAMTKHPEMVSGIGKFNTELMQSTKGKIIAKGGAQGVFCFAIPHKKLGVAIKVEDGSNEPISTITLEVLRQLQAITDDELGDLQKYYTQNITNAKKEKVGEIKPVFKLDYL
- a CDS encoding M55 family metallopeptidase, which encodes MRVYISADLEGISGIVDKEYLHQKNHEYQRARKLMTNEINAAIRGAFQGGANSVLVNDAHGPMTNILIEELEPEAELITGTPKLNGMMSGLSEEFDVAFLIGYHSKEGNPGVLSHSYSGSVVGEIRLNGNEVGEAGFNSLLAGYYGVPIGLVTGDDKVIEEAKTLLGPEVNTVQVKTAFSRYSAKCITPEQAYKQLKEKAYRTVTDLEKLIPTSVTSPIELSVTFKDRGQAECAAFLPESKLDKKTVKYTHKDLKVIYKALQCMLRLVK
- a CDS encoding transposase, which codes for MNSFKKRHDIQRYNIFTADAGFDSTENYRFLIKECSLKPVISKNRRNSKKLGENFNEHGIPVCPKDSSLIFKYDGYCNSLKRIKWVCPLNRKQGTKRYSKCSSPCTESKYGRVIYTYPKDNYRFHTPIPRGSRLWNRVYKKRVASEHAISRLKLPLNLGQLNVRDFHSVFSKFALSAIAQNIVALIACRSAFNEKIRSIRWIAAKLLT